The Elusimicrobiota bacterium DNA segment GGGAGCCACCCGAACGATAATGGGGTGAATTAAACCTTCGTGATCCATGCTTTCGGCTAAGGCCTGGATCGCCGGCTGGTTGAACGTTTTACGCGCCTGATGCGCGGACGGCAAAATTTGGTTGATCGGGATTTTGAGGATCATCTCGGTGATCTGGGGGGGCATGGGGGACTCCTTCGTCTATCGTCATCCCCGGCGGCTGCTGGCCGGGGATCCATCATGTTGTGCTACGGTTTGCCTGGGTTCCCCGCCAGAGACCGCGGGGAATGACGAAGTGACACTAATATTATGCAACGTGTTTTGAGCCGCGTCTATCCGGTTTTTAAGGCTGCGCGACCCAACAGGCGATAAACCGGGCCGCCGGTGCCCAGCCGGCTTTGCATTAAATCGAGGCTTGTGACTGGAATAGGGCCGATGGGAGCCCCCGCGGTGTTCCGCAAGGATGCTCTGAATTGCTGGATGTTCCCGGTCCGCTGAATGCGTCCCAGCGTCAGATGGCCATGAAAGGGCCGTTTCTCTTTCGGATAGCCGGATTTGGCCAGGGTCTCTTCGAGAGACAGCACCGCCTGTTTCAGCTTATCCGATCCCTGGTCTACGCCCATCCACAGCGTTTGCGGCGGCCCGTGAACGGGGAAACAGCCGAAACCGGCGAGCGTCAGGGAAAATGAGCGGGTTTCACGCAGCGCTTCTCCCAGGGCCTGTTGAATAAGGGGCGCCCGGTTATCGGGTTGTTCTCCCAGAAATTTCAGGGTGAGGTGGTACTGGCCCGGGCGCACCCAGCGGACTCGAACGGAACCCTGTTGGAAAAAGGATCGGAAAGGCGCCAGGCTGTTCTGAATATCGCGCTGAACGGATTCCGGAAGATTGAATGCAACAAAAAGGCGCATAGGTTTTCTAAAATAATTAAAACACATTATGAGTTTCTTTCATTTCTTATTTGTCGGTTTTATCGCCGGGTGGGTGCTCGGCCGGATTATTCGGGGCAAAGGGTTCGGCTTTTTCGGCAACATCGTGATCGGCGCGATCGGTTCTCTCATCGGAGGGTATCTCTTCGGTTTCCTCGGGGTTTCAGTCCGCAACACGCCCGGGTTGATCGTGATGGCGGTCGTCGGTGCGATCCTGTTCTTCCTGATGATCAATCTCGTGAAAGCGGCCCGTTCCAAAATGAAACGCAAAGGGAAAGAGAAAGAAGACGAGAAGAAGGAGAAGAAATGAGATTTTTGTTTTTGCTGGGAGCCATTTCTCTGATGATGGCAGGGCCAGCGCCAGCGGCCTCCTCTCATCAGCAAACTTCCTATGCCGGGAAGGTGCAGACCGAACTGGATCACTGGGGCGCGAAAGCGCAGGAACTCCAAATGCGCTCGCAGCGCGCCGGCGCCCGGAGCCGGGAAGAGCTCGATCGCCATCTGCAGAATTTAGACGGGTCACTCCATACGGCAAAAAATAAGTTGGAAGAGATGAGGTCATCGACGGAAAACAAGTGGAAAACGATCCGTCCGGAAGTCGACCATGCGCTGGCGGATGTCCGGCGCGCGTACCGGAAAACGTGGACCTATTTCAAAAAGCATCAGAAAGAAAAATAGAGTGAGGCCGGTCCTCCCCCCAGCTGCCCGATGGCTGTTCCTCCTGTTGTTCCCCGCCGCGGTTTGGGGGGCCACGCCGATCTTCGACGATGAGTTCTACGGCAACGAGTTGAACTCCAGCGCCTGGATTAAGGTGTCCGGCCGCCACAACTACAATAATGAGCAGCAATGTTACGTCCCTTCCGCTGATACGGTAGCCGACGGCAATCTGGTCATTACGAGTAATCAAGCCTCCGTTTCCTGCGCCACCGGCAGCGGTTATGCCTCGGGTATGGTTCAATGGCGGTCCTACAACTTTACCTACGGGACAATAGAATACCGTGCCAAGATGGCTGGCGGTCAGGGAGCCTGGCCGGCCATCTGGCTCCTCGGCGCGAACTGCCAGGCCGCCAATCCCAGCGATACGGCGATTGCGCCATGCCAGTGGCCGCTGCCCGGATCAAACGAGATTGACCTGACCGAAATCAACTTCCAGGACATGACCACGGTCTGGCAGAACGTCTTCGCGCCCAGCTACCCGGTATCGGAGTACAGCTGCCTGGCCCCCGTCTCGGATGTGAGCCAGAACTGGCACACCTATTCGTTTACCTGGACGCCAAACTCACTGACGTGGAAAATCGATGGGATCACGACCTGCACGCGGACGGAACCTCAATTGATCCCCTCGACACCGATGTTTCTCATGATTAACACGGCCCTGGGCGGCAATGTCGGTGGCGTCATTAATAACGCCACCCTGCCCCAGACGATGTTGGTCGACTATGTCCGGGTGACGCCGGCGGACGCCGTTCAGAGCGGCAGCAACGGTTTTTTTAGAGACACCGTCCATAACTATCCAAACCCGTTTTTCCTCGGGAGGGGATCAACAAAATTTGTTGTTGAGACGTCGGAAGGGGGCAGCGTCGATTTGCAGATTTTCGACGCGGGGGAGCAATTTGTTACAGCGCTCAGCGGTTCCATCACCGGCGCGGGACGGATGGACCTGATCTGGGACGGGCGCAACAGCAAAGGCGGCTATGTCAGCCCGGGGTTATATTTTGTGCGCATCCATGGCCAGGGAGTTCATGACGAAATTCAATTCCGTCGCGTGGTGGCGGTGAAATGACGGGTCAATGGATTTGTAGGGGCGCACCGATGTGCGCCCACCATGTTGTAACGCGATGGTTCGGGCGGACAGCGGTCCGCCCCTACGTTCTCGTGATCCTGTTTTTATTCGTGCCGGGGGTTGCTCTTGCTTCCGGCGAACCCGACGCGTTCGCCTTGAGCGGCATCAGCGCGCGCACCGGCGGCATGGGAAATGCGTTTATCGGTTTGTCCGACGATATTGAGTCGATTTATTACAACCCGGCGGGCCTGGGCAACCTGATCGATTCCGGCGTCACCGCCATGTATCAAACGCCGATGCTGCAAACCTCCCGCTCTTTTCTGGGGCTGAATAAGCGCTTGTCGTATCCGAGCCTGTCCGGCAGTATCGGTTTCGGATGGCTGCGCCTGCGCAGTACGGATATTGAACTGACCAGTTCGGATGAGCGAATCCTCGGAACCGATACATTGACCAACGACCTCTTTCTGCTGGGCGCCGGGGTCCATCCCCTGGCGCATTGGTCCGCCGGTCTGTCCCTGAAGTATTTCCGTTTTGCATTTAATGGATTTACCGAATCCGGTTTCGGCTGGGACGCCGGTGTTCATGCCCAGTACAATCCGTTCCGCTTCGGATTTGCTCTGACGGATATCACCGGAACGACCTTGAAAGGCGCCTCGGCGGAGCCGGGCGCGACGGAGGCCAAGGATAAGGTGCCGATGCGTTTCCGCCCGGGGGCGGCGTTCACGTTGAATCGCCCGTTCGATCTTCCCGTGGATTGGTCAGTAGATGTGGATGGTTTGATTAAAACGCAAGGGGCCCAGGACATGCGGTTGTTTGTCGGAAGCGAGTTGTGGGTCTTCAACGGGCGTGCGGCCCTGCGCGGCGGGATCGAGCAGCAAGTCGGTCCCACGATCGGGTTTGGCCTTCGCCTCGGGATGTTCCAATTGGATTATTCCTATCTTTTTAGCGCGCACCTGCAGGATGAAAACCGTCTCGGCACCACGATTCACTTCTAGCACGGAGATTTTGATAGAATTCCATCCATCGTCTTATGACTCAACCCTCTCGACCTAATTCTAAAAAGCAACACCCGCCTGACCCGGAAGGCTTTAACGTTTGGGACCCCGATATTCTGAAGCGGATGGATGAGCTGATCGATCTGGCCAAACCGCCGGAAGTCGATGAGGATAACCGGGATCTGGTGCGCCAGATCATGGTAACGGCGCTGAAAACGGAAAACTCCAACCTGAGCCGCGGCGACGCCAAGATTCTGTCCCGGGCGATCCGTGAGCTGCGTTACGGCTTCCGTATTTTCAAGGATTATCGTGACCGGAGAAAAGTAACGATCTTTGGTTCTGCCCGCACGTCTAAGACCGATCCCGATTACAAACAGGCGCTTCAGTTCGCAAAATTAATGGCCAAGAACGGTTTTATGACGATCACCGGGGCTGGCCCCGGCATCATGCAGGCCG contains these protein-coding regions:
- a CDS encoding family 16 glycosylhydrolase, with product MRPVLPPAARWLFLLLFPAAVWGATPIFDDEFYGNELNSSAWIKVSGRHNYNNEQQCYVPSADTVADGNLVITSNQASVSCATGSGYASGMVQWRSYNFTYGTIEYRAKMAGGQGAWPAIWLLGANCQAANPSDTAIAPCQWPLPGSNEIDLTEINFQDMTTVWQNVFAPSYPVSEYSCLAPVSDVSQNWHTYSFTWTPNSLTWKIDGITTCTRTEPQLIPSTPMFLMINTALGGNVGGVINNATLPQTMLVDYVRVTPADAVQSGSNGFFRDTVHNYPNPFFLGRGSTKFVVETSEGGSVDLQIFDAGEQFVTALSGSITGAGRMDLIWDGRNSKGGYVSPGLYFVRIHGQGVHDEIQFRRVVAVK
- the thpR gene encoding RNA 2',3'-cyclic phosphodiesterase, encoding MRLFVAFNLPESVQRDIQNSLAPFRSFFQQGSVRVRWVRPGQYHLTLKFLGEQPDNRAPLIQQALGEALRETRSFSLTLAGFGCFPVHGPPQTLWMGVDQGSDKLKQAVLSLEETLAKSGYPKEKRPFHGHLTLGRIQRTGNIQQFRASLRNTAGAPIGPIPVTSLDLMQSRLGTGGPVYRLLGRAALKTG
- a CDS encoding GlsB/YeaQ/YmgE family stress response membrane protein gives rise to the protein MSFFHFLFVGFIAGWVLGRIIRGKGFGFFGNIVIGAIGSLIGGYLFGFLGVSVRNTPGLIVMAVVGAILFFLMINLVKAARSKMKRKGKEKEDEKKEKK